The proteins below are encoded in one region of uncultured Eubacteriales bacterium:
- the eutC gene encoding Ethanolamine ammonia-lyase light chain: MDEKDLRSIIEQVLSEMNVTGAKAPGAAAPAAAQASQVEDGCIPDITEVDIRKQYLVENPEHGEEYAELKFNAPCRLGIGKAGARYKTDPQLQFRAAHSAAQDAVFNDVDEAFLEKMNLWIVQTQCDSKDTFLTRPDLGRKLSSEAVATIKEKCKKSPTVQVYVADGLSAAAVAANIGDLLPAILQGLQSYKIDVGTPFFVKYGRVGVMDEISELLDADITCTLIGERPGLITAESMSAYIVYKATVGMPEARRTVVSNIHRAGTIPAEAGAHIAEIIKIMLEKKASGTDLKL; the protein is encoded by the coding sequence ATGGACGAGAAAGATTTAAGGAGCATCATTGAGCAGGTGCTCAGCGAGATGAACGTAACGGGCGCGAAAGCCCCCGGTGCCGCGGCGCCCGCGGCAGCTCAGGCCTCACAGGTCGAGGATGGCTGCATCCCCGACATTACCGAGGTGGACATCCGCAAGCAGTATCTGGTTGAGAATCCCGAGCACGGCGAAGAGTATGCCGAACTCAAGTTTAACGCCCCCTGCCGCCTGGGCATCGGCAAGGCCGGCGCACGGTATAAGACCGATCCCCAGCTTCAGTTCCGCGCCGCTCACTCCGCAGCTCAGGATGCCGTCTTCAATGACGTGGACGAGGCCTTCCTGGAGAAGATGAACCTGTGGATCGTCCAGACCCAGTGTGACAGCAAGGACACCTTCCTCACCCGTCCGGACCTTGGCCGCAAGCTGAGCAGCGAGGCCGTGGCCACCATCAAGGAGAAGTGCAAGAAGAGCCCCACCGTCCAGGTCTACGTAGCTGACGGCCTATCCGCCGCCGCCGTGGCCGCCAACATCGGCGATCTCCTGCCCGCTATCCTGCAGGGCCTGCAGAGCTACAAGATCGACGTGGGCACACCCTTCTTCGTGAAGTACGGCCGCGTGGGCGTGATGGACGAGATCTCCGAGCTGCTGGACGCCGATATCACCTGCACCCTGATCGGCGAACGGCCCGGCCTCATCACCGCCGAGTCCATGTCCGCCTACATCGTCTACAAGGCCACCGTGGGCATGCCCGAGGCCCGGCGCACCGTGGTATCCAACATCCACCGCGCGGGCACCATCCCCGCCGAGGCCGGCGCCCACATCGCTGAGATCATCAAGATCATGCTGGAGAAGAAAGCCAGCGGCACCGATCTGAAACTGTAA
- a CDS encoding ATPase/histidine kinase/DNA gyrase B/HSP90 domain protein encodes MDIIWHLCRKYTDLSDEEIRIIENMSNILQPLANLEDADIFIDCPGRDGDAIVVAEAKPADVPSSYKKTVVGLLAKPENEPAVARTFRLGVGTKQMKAITQENGSTIQSVEPIRSGSRIIGVLIREKRVDEQRQVSERIHFSQQSYETIANALAHMASDNNWLTECIDEALLMVSHDGLVTFRNSLARDLYQTLGYIEDVLGQPFANIRLVESEAGTEELGGYSYVETTVGRKVLNIKRIQLDAPDMAFAVIMRDVTWRREQEKALILKSVAIKEMHHRVKNNLQTIASLLRLQMRRTDSEETRQVLGESMNRILSIASTHELLAQSGVDEVMIGEVILNIKNNTMRYFANPHYQVAITLEGDDFKVDSDIATSVALIINELLQNSLKYAFQHTESGQVRIVVSQGELYSRIQVIDNGGGFDVNNTERNRLGLSIVQTLVKDKLRGTLEIESSPDGTCATFDFKNQIIEAADVT; translated from the coding sequence ATGGACATCATCTGGCATCTGTGCAGGAAATACACCGACCTCTCGGACGAGGAAATCCGCATAATCGAGAATATGTCCAACATCCTCCAGCCCTTGGCGAACCTGGAGGACGCGGATATTTTTATCGACTGCCCCGGACGGGACGGGGACGCCATCGTGGTGGCCGAGGCAAAGCCCGCCGATGTGCCGTCCTCCTACAAGAAGACCGTGGTGGGCCTGCTCGCCAAGCCCGAGAATGAGCCCGCCGTGGCCCGGACCTTCCGGCTGGGCGTGGGTACCAAACAGATGAAAGCCATCACCCAGGAAAACGGCAGCACCATCCAGTCGGTGGAGCCTATTCGCAGCGGCAGCCGCATCATCGGCGTGCTGATCCGGGAAAAGCGGGTGGATGAACAGCGGCAGGTCAGCGAGCGCATCCACTTCTCCCAGCAGAGCTATGAGACCATCGCGAACGCCCTGGCCCACATGGCGTCGGACAACAACTGGCTAACGGAGTGCATAGACGAAGCCCTTCTCATGGTAAGCCACGATGGGCTGGTCACCTTCCGCAACTCCCTGGCCCGGGACCTCTACCAGACGCTGGGGTACATAGAAGACGTGCTGGGCCAGCCCTTTGCCAACATCCGCCTGGTGGAGTCGGAGGCCGGTACAGAGGAGCTGGGCGGGTACTCCTACGTGGAGACCACCGTGGGCCGCAAGGTGCTCAACATCAAACGCATCCAGCTGGACGCACCGGACATGGCCTTCGCCGTCATCATGCGGGACGTGACCTGGCGGCGGGAGCAGGAGAAGGCTCTCATTTTAAAATCGGTGGCCATCAAGGAGATGCACCACCGGGTGAAGAACAACCTACAAACCATCGCAAGCCTCCTGCGCCTGCAGATGCGCCGCACCGACAGTGAAGAGACCCGACAGGTATTGGGCGAGAGCATGAACCGTATCCTCTCCATTGCCAGTACCCACGAATTGTTGGCCCAGAGCGGCGTGGACGAGGTAATGATCGGCGAGGTCATCCTCAACATTAAAAACAACACCATGCGCTACTTCGCAAACCCCCACTACCAGGTAGCTATCACCCTGGAGGGGGACGATTTCAAGGTGGACTCCGACATCGCCACCTCGGTGGCGCTCATCATCAACGAGCTGCTGCAGAATTCCCTGAAGTATGCATTCCAGCACACCGAAAGCGGACAGGTCCGCATCGTGGTTAGCCAAGGGGAGCTCTACTCCCGCATCCAGGTCATCGACAACGGCGGCGGCTTTGACGTGAACAACACAGAGCGAAACCGCCTGGGCCTGTCCATCGTGCAAACGCTGGTGAAAGATAAGCTCCGCGGAACGCTGGAGATCGAGTCGAGTCCCGATGGGACGTGCGCCACCTTTGACTTTAAAAACCAAATCATCGAGGCCGCCGACGTGACGTAG
- a CDS encoding BMC domain protein, which produces MKALGMIETRGLVAAIEAADAMVKAANVTLTCKEHVGGGLVTVMVRGDVGAVKAATDAGAAAAERVGELVSVHVIPRPHMELEGLLNGPAPLPGPEEPAPVATAGPEPTPAPELEAERKQEPEARPEPSSPTEAEAEETLDLTTLTDADLEAMPVVRLRAVARQMDLASMTRKEIRFAKKEELLAAIREARKDG; this is translated from the coding sequence ATGAAGGCATTGGGTATGATCGAGACCCGGGGTCTGGTGGCCGCCATCGAGGCGGCCGACGCCATGGTTAAGGCGGCCAACGTCACCCTCACCTGCAAGGAGCACGTGGGAGGCGGACTGGTCACCGTCATGGTCAGGGGCGATGTGGGTGCGGTCAAGGCCGCTACCGACGCAGGCGCCGCCGCCGCTGAGCGAGTGGGCGAGCTTGTTTCGGTCCATGTTATCCCCAGGCCCCACATGGAGCTGGAAGGCCTGCTGAACGGCCCTGCCCCTCTCCCGGGCCCGGAGGAGCCGGCTCCCGTTGCGACTGCCGGGCCCGAACCAACTCCCGCGCCCGAGCTGGAGGCCGAGCGGAAACAGGAGCCGGAAGCCAGGCCAGAGCCCTCATCCCCCACGGAGGCTGAGGCGGAGGAGACCTTAGACCTCACCACGCTCACCGACGCGGACCTGGAGGCAATGCCAGTGGTCCGACTGCGGGCCGTGGCCAGGCAGATGGACCTTGCCAGTATGACCCGCAAGGAGATCCGCTTTGCCAAGAAGGAGGAACTCCTCGCCGCTATCAGGGAGGCCCGGAAGGACGGCTGA
- the cchA gene encoding putative carboxysome-like ethanolaminosome structural protein, ethanolamine utilization protein (Evidence 3 : Function proposed based on presence of conserved amino acid motif, structural feature or limited homology; PubMedId : 10464203, 16291677; Product type ps : putative structure) translates to MSNTMQALGMIETKGLVSSIEAADAMVKAANVTLIGKVHVGGGLVTVMVRGDVGAVKAATDAGAAAAERVGELISVHVIPRPHNEVEFILPTLEK, encoded by the coding sequence ATGTCTAACACGATGCAAGCTCTGGGCATGATCGAGACCAAGGGTCTCGTCTCCTCCATCGAGGCGGCCGACGCCATGGTCAAAGCCGCCAATGTCACCCTCATCGGCAAAGTCCATGTGGGCGGTGGCTTAGTCACCGTCATGGTCCGCGGCGACGTAGGCGCAGTCAAAGCCGCCACCGACGCGGGCGCCGCTGCCGCCGAGCGCGTGGGCGAGCTCATCTCCGTCCATGTCATCCCCCGTCCCCACAACGAGGTGGAGTTCATCCTTCCCACTCTGGAGAAGTAA
- the eutB gene encoding ethanolamine ammonia-lyase, large subunit, heavy chain (Evidence 2a : Function of homologous gene experimentally demonstrated in an other organism; PubMedId : 10464203, 3905806; Product type e : enzyme), which yields MILKTKLFGHVYEFKSVREVMAKANEEKSGDKLAGIAAESAEERIAAKVVLSHLTLNDLRNNPAVPYEQDEVTRIIQDAVNETIFNDFKNMTVAEFREWLLDVRTTPEMIRRASRGITSEIVAGVCKLMSNLDLIYGAKKMRVTAHCNTTIGLPGTFSARLQPNHTTDDPKGIIASVMEGLSLGCGDAVIGLNPVDDSVESVARILKMFDEFKNKWDIPTQICVLAHVTTQTAAAKQFGAPLDLMFQSIAGSQKGNEAFGLTAEMLDEGRATMLSRGTCTGPNVMYFETGQGSELSSEAHHGWDQVTMEARCYGFAKRYQPFLVNTVVGFIGPEYLYDSKQVTRAGLEDHFMGKLTGIPMGCDACYTNHMKTDQNDIENLATLLVAAGCNYIMGVPQGDDCMLMYQCTGYHEAAALREVFGLRPIHEFDMWLEKMGFSENGKLTPKAGDASVFLKR from the coding sequence ATGATCCTGAAAACAAAGCTGTTTGGCCACGTCTATGAGTTCAAGTCCGTCCGCGAAGTCATGGCCAAGGCCAACGAGGAAAAATCCGGCGACAAGCTGGCAGGCATTGCCGCCGAATCCGCGGAGGAGAGAATCGCCGCGAAGGTAGTTCTGTCCCATCTGACACTGAACGACCTGCGCAACAATCCCGCCGTCCCCTACGAGCAGGATGAGGTGACGCGCATCATTCAGGACGCTGTCAACGAGACCATCTTTAACGATTTTAAAAACATGACGGTGGCCGAATTCCGCGAATGGCTGCTGGACGTCCGCACCACGCCCGAGATGATCCGCCGGGCTTCCCGGGGCATCACCTCCGAGATCGTCGCCGGCGTGTGCAAGCTGATGAGCAACCTGGACCTCATCTATGGCGCTAAGAAGATGCGCGTGACGGCCCACTGCAACACCACCATCGGTCTGCCCGGCACCTTCTCCGCCCGCCTCCAGCCCAACCACACCACCGACGACCCCAAGGGCATCATTGCCTCCGTGATGGAGGGCCTAAGCCTGGGTTGCGGCGACGCCGTCATCGGCCTGAACCCCGTGGATGACAGTGTGGAGAGCGTGGCACGCATCCTCAAGATGTTTGATGAATTCAAGAACAAGTGGGACATCCCCACTCAGATCTGTGTGTTGGCCCACGTCACCACCCAGACCGCCGCTGCCAAGCAGTTCGGCGCGCCCCTCGATTTGATGTTCCAGTCCATCGCCGGCAGCCAGAAGGGCAACGAGGCCTTCGGCCTGACCGCCGAAATGCTGGATGAGGGCCGGGCCACCATGCTCTCACGCGGCACCTGCACCGGGCCAAACGTGATGTACTTCGAGACGGGGCAGGGCTCCGAGCTCTCCTCCGAGGCGCACCACGGCTGGGACCAGGTAACGATGGAAGCCCGTTGCTACGGTTTTGCCAAGCGCTATCAGCCCTTCCTGGTAAACACGGTGGTCGGCTTTATCGGGCCCGAGTACCTGTACGACTCCAAGCAGGTCACTCGCGCCGGTCTGGAGGACCACTTCATGGGCAAGCTCACCGGTATCCCCATGGGCTGCGACGCGTGCTACACCAACCACATGAAGACCGACCAGAACGACATTGAGAACCTGGCCACCCTGCTGGTGGCCGCGGGCTGCAACTACATCATGGGTGTGCCCCAGGGCGACGACTGCATGCTGATGTACCAGTGCACCGGATACCATGAGGCCGCCGCCCTGCGCGAGGTCTTCGGCCTGCGTCCCATCCACGAGTTCGACATGTGGCTGGAGAAGATGGGCTTCTCCGAAAACGGCAAGCTGACCCCCAAGGCGGGCGACGCTTCCGTATTTCTGAAGCGATAA
- a CDS encoding Acetaldehyde dehydrogenase (Acetylating) translates to MNNDMQLIDKDLLSMQEVRELVEAAKEAQQELARMNQAQVDHIVRAIADAGVRNARRLAQMANEDTGFGIVDDKVIKNIFASQGVYEYIKDMKTIGEVSRDDAKGVRAIAVPVGVIAGLIPSTNPTSTALYKAEIAVKAGNAIVFSPHPTALRCILETVKVIRQAVAEAGGNENLVSCITIPTMEATDNLMRHRDVAMILATGGSAMVRAAYSSGTPAIGVGPGNGPAYLEKTCDLPMAVKRILDSKTFDNGTICASEQSIICEEDMVSAVRAEMERQGAYFLDEEERERLGRFILRANGTMNPEIVGRSVETIAKLAGLNKIPANARVLVAKETGVGRGHPYSNEKLGPILAFYTAASCEEVCDKVCEILHYEGAGHTFSMHTKDDKVVDYFARRVPASRILVNTPSALGGIGGTTNLQPSLTLGCGAVGGSATSENVGPMQLFNLRYVAYGSRELEDIRASVPNCSDGICRVGGGIDLNNIDVDEIVRQIIGRLQAL, encoded by the coding sequence ATGAACAACGATATGCAGTTAATCGACAAAGACCTTCTCTCCATGCAGGAGGTCCGGGAGCTGGTGGAAGCGGCCAAGGAGGCGCAGCAGGAGCTGGCACGGATGAACCAGGCGCAGGTGGACCACATTGTACGGGCCATCGCCGACGCGGGAGTCCGCAACGCAAGACGCCTTGCCCAGATGGCCAACGAGGACACCGGCTTTGGCATCGTGGACGACAAGGTCATCAAGAATATCTTCGCAAGCCAGGGCGTATATGAGTACATCAAGGACATGAAGACCATCGGAGAGGTGAGCCGGGACGACGCGAAGGGCGTACGCGCCATTGCGGTACCCGTGGGCGTGATTGCCGGCCTTATTCCCTCCACCAACCCCACCTCCACCGCCCTCTACAAAGCGGAAATCGCTGTCAAGGCGGGCAACGCCATTGTATTCTCCCCCCACCCCACCGCCCTGCGCTGCATCCTGGAGACTGTCAAGGTCATCCGGCAGGCTGTCGCCGAGGCGGGCGGAAACGAGAACCTGGTCTCCTGCATCACTATCCCCACCATGGAGGCCACCGACAACCTGATGCGCCACCGGGACGTGGCCATGATCCTGGCCACCGGCGGCTCCGCCATGGTGCGCGCGGCCTATTCCTCCGGCACCCCCGCTATCGGCGTGGGGCCCGGCAACGGCCCCGCCTATCTGGAGAAGACCTGTGACCTACCGATGGCGGTTAAGCGTATCCTTGACTCCAAGACCTTTGATAACGGCACCATCTGCGCCTCCGAGCAGTCCATCATCTGCGAGGAGGACATGGTCTCCGCCGTCCGGGCCGAGATGGAGCGCCAAGGCGCCTACTTCCTCGACGAAGAGGAACGTGAGCGGCTTGGCCGGTTCATCCTGCGGGCCAACGGCACCATGAACCCCGAGATCGTGGGCCGGAGCGTAGAAACCATCGCCAAGCTGGCGGGCCTCAACAAGATCCCTGCAAACGCCCGGGTGTTAGTCGCCAAGGAGACCGGCGTGGGCCGGGGGCACCCCTACTCCAACGAGAAGCTGGGACCCATCCTGGCCTTCTACACCGCGGCGAGCTGCGAGGAGGTCTGCGACAAGGTCTGCGAGATCCTCCACTATGAAGGCGCGGGCCACACATTCTCCATGCATACCAAGGACGATAAGGTTGTGGACTACTTCGCGCGGCGTGTTCCCGCCTCCCGCATTTTGGTGAACACTCCCAGCGCCTTGGGCGGTATCGGCGGCACCACCAATCTTCAGCCCTCCCTGACTTTGGGCTGCGGCGCAGTGGGCGGCTCGGCCACCTCGGAGAACGTGGGGCCCATGCAGCTGTTCAACCTGCGCTACGTGGCCTACGGCTCCCGGGAGCTGGAGGATATCCGCGCCTCCGTCCCCAACTGCTCCGACGGCATCTGCCGCGTGGGCGGCGGGATTGATCTCAACAACATCGATGTGGACGAGATCGTCCGCCAGATCATCGGGCGGCTCCAGGCTCTATAA
- the cchA gene encoding putative carboxysome-like ethanolaminosome structural protein, ethanolamine utilization protein (Evidence 3 : Function proposed based on presence of conserved amino acid motif, structural feature or limited homology; PubMedId : 10464203, 16291677; Product type ps : putative structure) produces MANTMQALGMIETKGLVSSIEAADAMVKAANVTLIGKVHVGGGLVTVMVRGDVGAVKAATDAGAAAAERVGELISVHVIPRPHEEVEFILPTLEK; encoded by the coding sequence ATGGCAAATACGATGCAAGCTCTCGGCATGATCGAGACAAAGGGTCTCGTCTCCTCCATCGAGGCGGCTGACGCCATGGTCAAAGCCGCCAACGTCACCCTCATCGGCAAGGTCCACGTGGGCGGCGGCTTAGTCACCGTCATGGTCCGCGGCGACGTGGGCGCGGTCAAGGCCGCCACCGATGCGGGTGCCGCCGCAGCCGAGCGCGTGGGCGAACTCATCTCCGTCCACGTCATCCCCCGTCCCCACGAGGAAGTGGAGTTCATCCTCCCCACCCTGGAAAAGTAA
- a CDS encoding conserved hypothetical protein (Evidence 4 : Homologs of previously reported genes of unknown function) — protein sequence MHEVILSVGIDIGTSTTQLIFSRLTIENRATSYTVPRIDIVDKEVIYRSNIYFTPLKSATEIDAEAVKRIVREEYKAAGMTPGDLRTGAVIITGETARKENANDVLEALSDLAGDFVVATAGPDLESVLSARGAGADALSTEKRTVVANLDVGGGTSNIALYEKGVLRGTCCLDIGGRLIKVDGGRITYVYSKIQALAQKHGISVAAGDRADPEKLYAICRLMAAHLAQALHLAPPDGEHAGLYTNSGKPLPESPRARAVTYSGGVADCVYQPPEGDVFRYGDIGVLLGRAIREDPDLNRVERCQAIETIRATVVGAGTHTTEVSGSTIRYDRKDLPLKNVPILKVSEEDEASLETLKASILHQMPLYMPEGKVEQIAIAFTGEKRTSFADIQALAAAVTESAKEVIRSKHPLVVVVENDIGKVLGNALNVLLQNEKSVICIDGIKTLSGDYIDIGEPIAGGQVLPVVIKTLIFNS from the coding sequence TTGCATGAAGTAATTTTATCGGTGGGCATCGACATAGGGACTTCCACAACGCAGCTGATTTTCAGCCGCCTTACCATCGAGAACCGGGCCACCAGCTACACCGTGCCCCGGATCGACATCGTGGACAAGGAAGTTATCTACCGCAGCAACATCTATTTCACGCCCCTCAAGTCGGCCACCGAGATCGACGCCGAGGCCGTCAAGCGCATCGTGCGGGAGGAGTACAAGGCCGCGGGCATGACCCCCGGCGACCTTCGTACCGGCGCCGTCATCATCACCGGTGAGACTGCCCGGAAGGAGAACGCCAACGACGTTCTGGAGGCCCTGTCCGACTTGGCCGGGGATTTTGTAGTCGCCACGGCGGGGCCGGACCTGGAGTCCGTCCTCTCCGCCCGGGGCGCGGGTGCCGACGCCCTCTCCACCGAGAAACGCACGGTGGTGGCCAACCTGGACGTGGGCGGCGGCACCAGCAACATCGCCCTCTACGAGAAGGGCGTTCTGCGGGGGACCTGCTGCCTGGACATCGGCGGACGATTAATCAAGGTAGACGGGGGCCGCATCACCTATGTCTACTCCAAGATCCAAGCCCTGGCGCAGAAACACGGCATCTCTGTCGCAGCGGGGGACCGGGCCGACCCCGAAAAGCTTTACGCCATATGCCGCCTGATGGCGGCGCACCTAGCCCAGGCCCTGCATCTGGCGCCCCCCGACGGTGAACACGCGGGGCTTTACACCAACTCCGGCAAGCCCCTGCCCGAAAGCCCCAGGGCGCGAGCCGTGACTTACTCTGGGGGCGTGGCCGACTGCGTGTACCAGCCCCCCGAGGGGGATGTGTTCCGCTATGGGGACATCGGCGTCCTGCTGGGCAGGGCCATTCGGGAAGACCCGGACTTAAACCGCGTCGAGCGCTGCCAGGCGATCGAGACCATCCGGGCCACGGTGGTTGGCGCGGGGACCCACACCACCGAGGTGAGCGGAAGCACCATCCGGTACGACCGGAAGGATCTCCCCCTCAAGAACGTCCCCATTCTCAAGGTGTCCGAGGAAGATGAGGCGTCGCTGGAGACGCTAAAAGCTTCCATTCTTCATCAAATGCCGCTGTATATGCCTGAGGGTAAGGTGGAGCAAATTGCCATCGCCTTTACCGGAGAAAAGCGCACCAGCTTTGCGGACATTCAGGCTTTGGCAGCGGCGGTCACAGAAAGCGCGAAGGAGGTGATCCGAAGTAAGCATCCCTTGGTCGTTGTGGTGGAAAACGATATCGGCAAAGTTCTGGGCAACGCGCTCAACGTACTCCTGCAAAACGAGAAGAGCGTTATCTGCATCGATGGCATCAAGACTCTCAGCGGCGACTACATCGATATCGGCGAGCCCATCGCGGGCGGGCAGGTTCTGCCCGTCGTGATCAAGACCTTGATCTTCAATTCCTAG
- the eutL gene encoding putative carboxysome-related structural protein with putative role in ethanolamine utilization (Evidence 3 : Function proposed based on presence of conserved amino acid motif, structural feature or limited homology; PubMedId : 10464203, 16291677; Product type ps : putative structure), whose product MKRDPLPAHVLATRLIPNVAPDMAKEFGLTPDQKSLAIITADSDDVTYTALDEATKKADVKVVYAKSFYAGAANANTKLAGEIIGILAGPNPAEVRAGLEACVDTIENVAHFISANEDDSICYYAHCISRTGSYLSAGAGIEEGEALAYLIAPPLEAMYAVDAALKAADVRMCVLYTPPSETNFGGALLTGSQSACKSACDAFAAAVESVADQPKI is encoded by the coding sequence ATGAAAAGAGATCCATTACCCGCACACGTCCTGGCAACCCGCCTGATCCCCAACGTCGCCCCCGACATGGCCAAGGAATTCGGCCTCACCCCCGACCAGAAGTCTCTTGCCATCATCACCGCCGACAGCGATGACGTGACCTACACCGCCCTGGATGAAGCCACCAAGAAGGCCGACGTCAAGGTGGTCTACGCCAAGAGTTTCTACGCTGGCGCCGCCAATGCCAACACTAAGCTGGCCGGCGAGATCATCGGTATCCTGGCCGGGCCCAACCCCGCCGAGGTCCGCGCCGGGCTGGAGGCCTGTGTGGACACCATCGAGAACGTTGCCCACTTCATCTCCGCCAATGAAGACGATTCCATCTGCTACTACGCCCACTGCATCTCCCGCACCGGCTCCTACCTGTCCGCCGGTGCCGGTATCGAGGAGGGCGAGGCCCTGGCTTACCTCATCGCTCCGCCCCTGGAGGCCATGTACGCCGTCGATGCCGCGCTGAAGGCTGCCGACGTGCGGATGTGCGTACTGTACACCCCTCCCTCCGAGACCAACTTCGGCGGCGCGCTGCTCACCGGCAGCCAGTCCGCCTGCAAGTCGGCCTGCGACGCCTTCGCCGCCGCCGTTGAGTCCGTCGCCGACCAGCCGAAAATCTGA
- the pdtaR gene encoding putative transcriptional regulatory protein pdtaR (Evidence 3 : Function proposed based on presence of conserved amino acid motif, structural feature or limited homology) translates to MDKGELRVIIADDEPITRMDLKELLTEEGYTVLTEVSDGFDAVENCKMYHPDLVLLDIKMPFLDGLSAAKIIYDEDLADTIIMLTAYSEREFIEQAKSYGVGGYLVKPIDEKSLVPNIELAVARSREMKQLRKDMAKVTERLENRSIIEKAKGQVMAEQNMTEQEAYDYIRKLSQAKNLSMRRVAEIILVKCGA, encoded by the coding sequence ATGGACAAGGGCGAGCTGCGCGTCATCATTGCGGACGACGAGCCGATCACCAGGATGGACTTAAAGGAGCTGCTGACCGAGGAGGGCTACACAGTGCTCACCGAGGTATCGGACGGATTCGACGCGGTGGAAAACTGTAAAATGTACCACCCGGACCTGGTGCTATTAGACATCAAAATGCCGTTCCTGGACGGCCTGTCCGCCGCCAAGATCATCTATGACGAGGACTTGGCCGACACCATCATCATGCTCACTGCCTACAGTGAGCGGGAATTTATCGAGCAGGCAAAGAGCTACGGGGTCGGCGGCTATCTGGTAAAGCCCATCGACGAGAAATCCCTGGTCCCCAACATCGAGCTGGCCGTGGCCCGCAGCCGGGAGATGAAACAGCTGCGCAAGGACATGGCGAAGGTCACCGAGCGGCTGGAAAACCGGAGCATTATCGAAAAGGCCAAGGGCCAGGTCATGGCCGAGCAGAACATGACCGAGCAGGAGGCATATGACTATATCAGAAAGCTCAGCCAGGCAAAAAATCTGTCCATGCGCCGGGTCGCGGAAATCATCCTCGTAAAGTGCGGGGCATAG